CGCTGCGGATGCTCCGCAACAAACGCGAAACGCTGCCGCCGAAGAAGCACGGCAACATCCCGCTATGACCCCGATCCGGGTGGTCCGGGGCAAGCCGACCGACGAGGAGTTCGCCGCGGCGGTCGTCGTCCTCATGGCCCGGGCCCGGGCGCGCGCGGCGGCCGGTCGCGGCCGGGACCACG
The sequence above is a segment of the Mycobacteriales bacterium genome. Coding sequences within it:
- a CDS encoding acyl-CoA carboxylase subunit epsilon; the encoded protein is MTPIRVVRGKPTDEEFAAAVVVLMARARARAAAGRGRDHETQPSGWLDRTALVRAPLRSGPSAWRASGFRR